A DNA window from Ornithobacterium rhinotracheale DSM 15997 contains the following coding sequences:
- a CDS encoding fibrobacter succinogenes major paralogous domain-containing protein gives MKKQLLFLGMLLSGTGAFAQINTQGNIVPSINGQNPFLDASGYNAVGNSIAKGLYFPSADLTKWEFNVGVVNPSTFSSYFDGMVVYNSGAGKTLGDTSKGGKQVDVTPGFYYFKNPGQSFPVGSVANGQWVRLGAEAVAGNTTLGTLPKYTTTERDKLKGVEEGSLIYNTTTKQVEVYNGTGWDTVSGVATTNPGGGTPVSPGTGVTPPGGGVQPPSAGTDPSTGGGTQSNPGPGVIAGGINGGGSGTATISATQDIYVPSLKISNYQGVIRKITVSIPYTGGRGTYDVVDLVASNVRGEGGDVNDIRLKIIGGTFSSSGTVTGEIEVRGADNAFNVTKLDPNVFKTIASFTFKLGTQTQKLNVIATGGVTDKMYNVKTHNKLEHQFVYVPIISPKTGRIWLNNNLGAEYAKVGSKVFAPEKHMAGRTDKNAAGSLFQWQREPDGAELVDWSGSSPRMVYSGGPWRTDTHSYSALNLWQKQTANNPCPAGYHVPTISEWVAEGPLEYRNAPLYPLAYGHVVLSGFSETFSLNSGSDDEFWTSTSSNATTAKVVDTDGWSPDTSFNKSWGLPVRCIKD, from the coding sequence ATGAAAAAACAATTATTATTTTTAGGTATGCTCCTATCGGGTACAGGAGCCTTTGCCCAAATCAATACACAGGGGAATATAGTCCCATCAATAAATGGTCAAAATCCTTTTTTAGATGCTTCGGGCTACAATGCTGTGGGAAATAGCATAGCAAAAGGTTTATATTTTCCTAGTGCGGATTTGACTAAATGGGAGTTTAATGTGGGGGTAGTAAATCCATCCACTTTCTCTAGCTATTTTGATGGAATGGTAGTGTATAACTCAGGTGCAGGTAAAACCTTGGGAGATACTAGCAAAGGAGGAAAACAAGTAGATGTAACGCCTGGTTTCTACTATTTTAAAAATCCAGGACAGAGTTTCCCCGTAGGTAGTGTGGCTAATGGGCAGTGGGTGCGTTTAGGGGCTGAAGCTGTGGCAGGTAATACTACTTTAGGCACTTTGCCAAAATACACCACAACAGAAAGAGACAAGCTAAAAGGAGTAGAAGAAGGAAGCCTTATTTATAACACGACTACTAAACAAGTAGAGGTGTATAATGGTACAGGTTGGGATACCGTATCTGGAGTAGCTACCACCAACCCAGGCGGAGGTACCCCAGTATCTCCAGGCACAGGTGTAACGCCTCCAGGTGGAGGGGTACAGCCGCCAAGTGCTGGCACAGATCCTAGTACAGGCGGAGGAACCCAATCAAATCCTGGTCCTGGAGTTATAGCAGGAGGCATTAATGGAGGAGGCTCTGGTACAGCTACTATTAGTGCGACACAAGATATCTATGTGCCATCTTTGAAGATAAGCAATTATCAGGGGGTTATAAGAAAAATAACCGTTAGTATACCTTATACAGGAGGTAGAGGTACTTATGATGTGGTAGATCTCGTGGCGAGCAATGTAAGAGGTGAAGGTGGAGATGTAAATGATATTAGATTAAAGATCATAGGAGGAACATTTTCTTCTTCAGGAACAGTTACGGGTGAAATAGAGGTAAGAGGAGCAGATAATGCATTTAATGTAACAAAACTCGACCCTAATGTCTTTAAAACGATAGCGAGCTTTACTTTTAAGCTAGGAACTCAGACTCAGAAATTAAATGTAATTGCCACTGGAGGAGTTACAGATAAAATGTATAATGTTAAAACACATAATAAATTAGAGCACCAATTTGTATATGTTCCAATTATTTCTCCGAAGACAGGTAGAATATGGCTGAATAATAATTTAGGAGCAGAATATGCGAAGGTAGGATCCAAAGTATTTGCTCCAGAAAAGCATATGGCTGGAAGGACTGATAAAAATGCTGCAGGATCGCTGTTCCAGTGGCAAAGAGAGCCTGATGGAGCAGAGTTGGTAGACTGGTCTGGTTCTTCTCCAAGAATGGTTTATAGTGGAGGTCCTTGGAGAACGGATACGCATAGTTATAGTGCATTGAATTTATGGCAAAAACAAACAGCAAACAATCCGTGTCCTGCAGGATATCATGTGCCAACTATAAGTGAGTGGGTTGCGGAAGGTCCTTTAGAATATAGAAATGCGCCTCTTTATCCATTAGCATATGGTCATGTTGTTTTGTCTGGTTTTTCTGAAACATTTTCGCTTAACTCGGGTTCTGATGATGAATTTTGGACATCTACTTCTAGTAATGCAACCACAGCTAAAGTTGTGGATACGGATGGCTGGAGTCCTGATACATCTTTTAATAAGAGTTGGGGGTTACCTGTACGCTGTATAAAAGACTAG
- a CDS encoding DUF2797 domain-containing protein, with product MNFTGALKKMLVENAQPIRYYLNLGQDFIDMNQMIGKKLDFTHISNECRGCGMDKPIFRMGFCKNCFFTVPEANPNILKPELSTAHLGVEQRDLEWEKKFELQPHVVYLALSGGLKVGVTRKVQIPTRWIDQGASQTVIFAETNNRYEAGQIEVLLKNYMSDKTHWQRMLKNENPEIDLIAEKHRVQTYLPEDLAPFYYPQDEIYEFQYPLDFQLSKIKSTNFQKSPEISGVLAGIKGQYLIFEDQQVLNIRAQEGYVISLNIQ from the coding sequence ATGAATTTTACGGGAGCGCTCAAAAAAATGCTGGTAGAAAACGCCCAGCCCATTCGCTATTATCTCAATCTGGGGCAAGATTTCATTGATATGAATCAAATGATTGGGAAGAAATTGGATTTCACCCATATCTCAAACGAATGCAGAGGCTGCGGAATGGATAAGCCCATCTTCCGCATGGGATTCTGTAAAAATTGTTTTTTCACTGTGCCCGAAGCCAACCCCAATATTTTAAAACCAGAATTGTCCACGGCGCATTTGGGCGTGGAGCAGCGCGATTTGGAGTGGGAGAAAAAGTTTGAACTTCAGCCACATGTGGTGTATTTGGCACTTTCGGGCGGACTGAAAGTGGGTGTAACGCGCAAAGTGCAAATTCCTACCCGCTGGATAGACCAAGGGGCGAGCCAAACCGTGATTTTTGCCGAAACCAACAATCGTTACGAGGCGGGACAAATTGAGGTGTTGCTCAAAAACTACATGTCTGATAAGACACACTGGCAACGCATGCTCAAAAACGAAAATCCCGAAATTGATTTAATCGCCGAAAAACATCGCGTGCAAACTTATTTGCCCGAAGATTTAGCCCCATTTTATTATCCCCAAGACGAAATTTACGAATTTCAGTATCCATTGGATTTTCAATTAAGTAAAATAAAATCGACCAATTTTCAGAAATCGCCAGAAATCTCTGGCGTGTTGGCAGGCATCAAAGGGCAATATTTGATTTTTGAAGATCAGCAAGTTTTAAACATTCGAGCACAAGAAGGTTATGTGATATCGCTTAATATTCAATAA
- a CDS encoding YjjG family noncanonical pyrimidine nucleotidase produces the protein MKFDTIQHLFFDLDNTLWDHRGNSEITLKEMFSHYKVQEKYGVDFETWHQAFYIQNEALWLQLSRAEITKDELRARRFTEPFAHFGIKDEELSSVFDEQYLSLMLEKNGVVPGAEEILKYLKPKYKLHVITNGFIEVSQGKVERSALNGHFESLTCADEIGVRKPSPILFDLALEKAGALKENSLLVGDDWEADILGSLNYGIKCVYFNPLRENNSLPEVPTIYSLLALKEIL, from the coding sequence ATGAAATTTGATACAATACAACATCTATTTTTTGATTTAGACAACACGCTTTGGGATCATCGCGGAAACTCAGAAATCACGCTGAAAGAAATGTTTAGCCACTACAAAGTGCAGGAAAAATATGGCGTAGATTTCGAGACTTGGCACCAAGCGTTTTATATCCAAAACGAAGCCTTGTGGCTGCAGCTCAGCCGTGCCGAAATCACCAAAGATGAATTACGAGCACGCAGATTTACAGAGCCTTTTGCACATTTTGGGATTAAGGACGAGGAGCTTTCATCGGTGTTTGATGAGCAATACTTATCGCTCATGCTTGAGAAAAATGGCGTAGTGCCAGGTGCAGAAGAGATTTTAAAATATTTAAAACCTAAATACAAATTGCATGTGATTACCAATGGCTTTATCGAAGTTTCGCAAGGCAAAGTAGAGCGTTCTGCACTCAATGGACATTTTGAAAGTTTGACTTGTGCCGATGAGATTGGCGTGAGAAAACCATCGCCCATTTTGTTTGATTTAGCCCTAGAAAAAGCGGGAGCACTGAAAGAAAATTCACTCTTGGTGGGAGATGATTGGGAAGCGGACATTTTAGGCAGTCTCAATTATGGGATAAAATGTGTGTATTTCAATCCACTTCGGGAAAATAATTCGTTGCCTGAGGTGCCTACGATTTATTCACTTTTAGCCCTAAAAGAGATATTGTAA
- a CDS encoding phosphotransferase enzyme family protein, giving the protein MEEIVKKFFGKDADFGLQKNEMGHINTTYVLRDENGAYVLQKFNTNIFEQPEVIVENMLKLADHLEAKNYPHAILRPKKTVRGDYLVEGENGVWRVIPFIENTQCIETVESPEQAYEVAKFIGEFHSYVCDLDVEGLKEPIPGFINFAKRMQDYEQSLNNATPNRKELALEAITIVEELKEIPKKWLEITSQDGFPKRLIHADPKISNILLSADDKNKPVAVIDLDTLMPGTILYDFGDMVRSYTNTRDEDDPTPNNFSKENYEAIKKGFLENLKDKLTPQELENFDLAGATVVYIQAVRFLTDFLNGDVYFAVKRRNHNLDRAMSQINLLKGILDAAHVV; this is encoded by the coding sequence ATGGAGGAAATAGTAAAAAAGTTTTTTGGTAAAGACGCAGATTTCGGATTGCAAAAAAATGAGATGGGGCACATCAATACCACTTATGTTTTGCGAGATGAAAACGGTGCCTATGTACTTCAAAAATTTAATACCAATATATTTGAGCAGCCCGAGGTAATCGTGGAAAATATGCTAAAACTAGCCGATCACCTAGAAGCTAAAAACTACCCGCATGCTATCTTGAGACCTAAGAAAACGGTGCGTGGAGACTATTTAGTAGAGGGCGAAAACGGTGTGTGGCGTGTGATTCCTTTTATCGAAAATACGCAGTGTATCGAAACGGTGGAGAGCCCAGAGCAGGCTTATGAGGTAGCAAAATTTATTGGAGAGTTTCATTCTTATGTTTGCGATTTGGATGTGGAAGGTTTAAAAGAGCCAATTCCAGGATTCATCAATTTTGCCAAAAGAATGCAAGATTATGAGCAATCGCTTAACAATGCAACGCCAAACAGAAAAGAGCTAGCACTTGAGGCAATTACCATTGTAGAAGAGTTGAAAGAAATTCCTAAAAAATGGTTGGAAATCACTTCGCAAGACGGGTTCCCTAAACGCTTGATTCATGCCGATCCAAAAATTAGTAACATTCTTTTGAGTGCAGACGACAAAAACAAACCTGTGGCGGTAATCGATCTAGATACGCTTATGCCAGGTACTATTTTGTACGACTTTGGAGACATGGTTCGCTCGTACACCAACACGCGCGACGAAGACGACCCAACGCCAAACAACTTCTCAAAAGAGAACTACGAAGCCATTAAAAAAGGATTCTTGGAAAACTTAAAAGATAAGTTGACACCACAGGAATTAGAAAACTTTGACTTGGCGGGAGCAACAGTGGTTTACATCCAAGCGGTGAGATTCTTGACCGATTTCTTAAACGGTGATGTTTATTTTGCTGTAAAGAGGAGGAACCACAATTTAGATAGAGCTATGAGTCAAATAAATCTATTAAAAGGAATTTTAGACGCAGCACATGTCGTTTAA
- a CDS encoding peptidase associated/transthyretin-like domain-containing protein gives MQKNIKNIFFKSFLAWAFSLAGVAVSAQNLSGNVVIDFSNTTADGIKILNQTKKLYTTTDMTGHFTISASVKDTIIFSGSFLETRKFIVTQTALSNPNFTIHLNTENIKLADLVVRPKLTGFIEKDIATVPNDKRKENLYKSLGIDIRVLDIKYVEKKTPILQSITSVDVISILKHLNGYYRKLESLQTYEKYIKKINEVREFIGDDFFINYLKLPKDEIQQFVIFTQYRNQAAYEQAYRTKSYLALSSLFQKELPDYLKRVKERDEQNPNNAGNQKD, from the coding sequence ATGCAGAAAAACATTAAAAATATATTTTTCAAATCATTTCTGGCATGGGCTTTCTCTCTTGCGGGAGTAGCTGTTTCTGCCCAAAATTTATCGGGCAATGTGGTGATTGACTTCTCGAACACAACTGCCGATGGGATTAAGATTTTAAACCAAACCAAAAAGCTATACACCACTACCGATATGACGGGGCATTTCACAATCTCGGCATCGGTAAAAGACACGATAATCTTCAGCGGTTCGTTTCTCGAGACACGCAAATTTATCGTTACACAAACGGCACTTAGCAATCCCAATTTCACGATTCACCTCAATACAGAAAATATCAAATTGGCAGATTTGGTGGTGCGTCCAAAGCTTACGGGCTTTATCGAAAAAGATATAGCTACGGTGCCCAACGATAAGCGTAAAGAAAATTTATACAAAAGTCTCGGAATCGACATCAGAGTGCTAGACATAAAATATGTGGAAAAGAAAACTCCTATTTTACAAAGCATAACATCGGTAGATGTTATTTCCATTTTAAAACACCTCAACGGCTACTACCGAAAACTTGAAAGCCTACAAACTTACGAGAAATACATCAAAAAAATCAACGAGGTGCGGGAGTTCATAGGCGATGATTTTTTCATTAATTATTTAAAACTACCCAAAGACGAAATTCAGCAATTTGTAATCTTCACGCAGTACCGAAATCAGGCAGCCTACGAGCAAGCCTATCGCACCAAAAGTTATTTGGCACTCTCTTCTTTATTCCAGAAAGAATTGCCCGACTACCTTAAAAGAGTGAAAGAACGAGACGAACAAAATCCTAATAACGCGGGGAATCAAAAGGATTAG
- a CDS encoding nucleotidyltransferase family protein, translating into MSDTMTLMVLAGGLGSRYKGQKQVDPVGDNGECLMEFGLYDAINNGVNHVVFIVNDQMPEEIKEHLRKPLDERGIKVDFVLQAMPKAVPEKYADLVPLRQKPWGTAHAVLMAKDVVKQPFVVMNADDYYGANTFELAHELVKAGKIDAKNYGMVAFELEKTLSDNGTVSRGVCEVEDGKLKKVTEILKIIKKDNGEIVNEADQPEKVDLQPKSKVSMNFWILDHTIFPSLQEGFEDFLSKIENKEKQEYFIPLYIDNQIQKGELNVWVEQSKEDWFGMTYPEDKQLVVDDLKQKTQDGKYNSPLWKK; encoded by the coding sequence ATGAGTGATACAATGACTTTAATGGTGTTAGCCGGTGGACTAGGAAGCCGCTATAAAGGACAAAAGCAAGTAGATCCCGTAGGCGACAACGGTGAATGCCTTATGGAGTTTGGCTTATACGATGCAATTAATAATGGAGTGAATCATGTGGTGTTCATCGTAAATGATCAAATGCCAGAGGAAATCAAAGAACATTTAAGAAAACCGCTAGACGAGCGTGGAATCAAAGTAGATTTTGTGCTTCAAGCAATGCCTAAGGCGGTGCCAGAAAAATATGCTGATTTAGTGCCTTTGCGCCAAAAACCTTGGGGAACTGCACACGCAGTGCTTATGGCTAAAGATGTGGTGAAACAGCCATTTGTTGTGATGAACGCAGACGACTATTACGGAGCGAATACTTTTGAATTGGCGCACGAATTAGTAAAAGCTGGAAAAATCGATGCTAAAAACTACGGAATGGTAGCATTTGAGCTTGAGAAAACTTTGAGCGACAACGGTACTGTATCTCGTGGAGTGTGTGAAGTGGAAGATGGTAAACTTAAAAAAGTAACCGAAATCCTAAAAATCATCAAAAAAGACAATGGTGAAATCGTGAACGAAGCAGATCAGCCAGAAAAAGTAGATTTACAACCAAAATCTAAAGTGTCTATGAACTTCTGGATCCTTGATCATACTATTTTCCCAAGCTTGCAAGAAGGCTTCGAAGATTTCTTAAGCAAAATTGAAAATAAAGAAAAACAAGAATACTTTATACCTTTATATATAGATAACCAAATCCAGAAAGGAGAACTAAATGTTTGGGTAGAGCAAAGTAAAGAAGACTGGTTTGGGATGACTTATCCAGAAGACAAACAGCTGGTAGTAGATGATTTGAAACAAAAGACCCAAGACGGAAAATATAATAGTCCACTCTGGAAAAAATAA
- a CDS encoding DNA-binding domain-containing protein, producing the protein MNNLKAWLRPNLLTKDDKADFIAVPLMNGSLGLKEVIEALQKEGMEIQTETAVDIITRFNRKASELVLNGYSVNTGLVYMRPAIKGVFYDKSFDKEKHSVYVNVNQGLELRKASEDTKVEILGEQASPMSLFSITDKVTGKTDGTLTKGKNAEIKGTYLKIAGEDPKNGVTFKNLDNQKETKLPAENVVLNEPSRLLILVPADLANGNYELRVTTQFSKGNTMLKEPRTEALNIPIVIA; encoded by the coding sequence ATGAATAACTTAAAAGCATGGCTTCGTCCTAATCTTTTAACCAAAGACGATAAAGCAGATTTTATTGCGGTGCCACTGATGAACGGGAGCCTTGGGCTCAAAGAAGTGATAGAAGCCCTACAAAAAGAGGGTATGGAAATCCAAACCGAGACCGCTGTAGACATCATTACACGCTTTAACCGCAAAGCCTCGGAATTGGTATTGAATGGATACAGCGTAAACACAGGACTAGTGTATATGCGCCCTGCCATAAAGGGTGTGTTCTATGATAAATCTTTTGATAAAGAAAAGCATTCGGTGTATGTGAATGTAAACCAAGGCTTAGAGCTTAGAAAAGCCAGCGAAGATACCAAGGTAGAAATCTTGGGCGAGCAAGCCAGCCCGATGAGCTTATTCAGCATTACCGACAAGGTAACTGGCAAAACCGACGGGACACTCACCAAAGGGAAAAACGCCGAAATCAAAGGCACATACCTCAAGATTGCAGGCGAAGACCCTAAGAATGGAGTAACCTTTAAAAACCTAGACAATCAAAAAGAGACCAAGCTCCCTGCCGAGAATGTGGTGCTTAATGAGCCATCAAGGTTATTGATATTAGTCCCAGCAGATTTAGCCAATGGCAATTATGAGTTGCGCGTAACCACACAGTTTAGCAAAGGAAATACCATGCTCAAAGAGCCACGTACAGAGGCTTTGAACATACCTATTGTTATTGCCTAA
- a CDS encoding HTTM domain-containing protein, which translates to MNYLFERVDNTKLVFFRILFGFLMMIECWGAIATGWVGKTFVNVDYTFNFIGFEWTHFLLGEPMYFIYGFMGFLGFMVMIGAFYRVSSMLLFLLWTLTYFMQKSNYNNHYYFLVWISFFMAIVPAHHYYSVDANVNAKISSNSTPRWTILIFQIQLVILYFFAAVAKLYPGWLDNHYLPLRLEQSAQWFLHTEHFKFMAKFLRNPDLPPLLAYGGIAFDFLFVPLLMFKPTRKLAFLIALFFHIFNSITLHVGIFPYLALAMSLFFFDTETLKKEIFPFKSRAMISDDLLEKNPPKPIVVYAFVGLTLLQIYLPLRHWLIPDDVLWTEEGHRMAWRMMLRTKTGEINFETHLPNGEIVQEDLYEFLRPHQINGVQTKPDFIWQYAQELKRRYQAKGIEGVKIYAKNSCVSVNGGPCHPFINPNVDLAHTKWSYFGHQSFILPSPKEYYH; encoded by the coding sequence ATGAATTATTTGTTTGAAAGGGTGGATAACACCAAGCTCGTTTTCTTCAGAATCCTTTTTGGTTTTTTGATGATGATTGAATGCTGGGGAGCTATTGCCACGGGCTGGGTTGGGAAAACCTTTGTAAATGTGGATTATACATTCAATTTTATAGGATTTGAATGGACACATTTTTTGCTCGGGGAGCCGATGTACTTTATCTATGGATTCATGGGCTTTTTGGGCTTTATGGTAATGATTGGAGCCTTTTATCGTGTGTCGTCTATGTTGCTTTTTTTGCTCTGGACACTCACTTATTTTATGCAAAAATCCAATTACAACAATCATTATTATTTTTTGGTCTGGATTAGTTTTTTCATGGCGATCGTGCCAGCACATCACTACTATTCGGTAGACGCTAATGTAAATGCTAAAATCTCGTCGAACTCTACGCCCCGTTGGACTATTCTAATTTTCCAGATACAATTAGTGATTTTATACTTTTTTGCTGCGGTAGCAAAGCTCTATCCTGGCTGGCTAGACAATCATTATTTGCCATTGCGTTTGGAGCAGTCGGCACAGTGGTTTTTGCACACAGAGCATTTTAAATTTATGGCTAAATTTCTACGAAATCCCGATTTACCCCCACTTTTAGCCTATGGCGGTATTGCGTTTGATTTCCTATTTGTGCCACTTTTAATGTTTAAGCCTACCAGAAAATTAGCCTTTTTAATTGCGTTGTTTTTTCACATTTTTAATTCAATTACGCTGCATGTGGGCATTTTCCCATATTTAGCCTTAGCCATGTCGCTTTTCTTCTTTGATACCGAAACCTTGAAAAAAGAGATTTTTCCATTTAAATCTAGAGCTATGATTTCAGATGATTTACTTGAGAAAAATCCACCAAAGCCGATTGTGGTATATGCTTTTGTGGGGCTCACCTTGTTGCAGATTTATTTACCTTTGCGCCACTGGCTTATTCCCGATGATGTGCTTTGGACAGAGGAGGGGCACCGTATGGCGTGGCGTATGATGCTGCGTACCAAAACGGGCGAAATTAACTTTGAAACTCATTTGCCTAATGGCGAAATCGTGCAAGAAGATTTGTATGAATTTTTGCGTCCGCACCAGATTAATGGTGTGCAAACCAAGCCCGATTTTATTTGGCAATATGCCCAAGAGCTTAAGAGGAGGTATCAAGCCAAGGGAATAGAAGGTGTCAAGATTTATGCTAAAAATTCTTGCGTGAGCGTAAACGGCGGACCTTGCCATCCGTTCATCAATCCAAATGTGGATTTAGCGCACACCAAATGGAGCTATTTTGGGCATCAATCCTTTATTTTGCCTTCTCCAAAAGAATATTATCACTAA
- a CDS encoding PorP/SprF family type IX secretion system membrane protein, with protein MKKIYFHILFLCFPLLSIKAQESLPFYEHYILSDDFLINPSFAGANPEIIKVRATHYSQWSGMDNVPSTQTLSAHAGVFDRLSAGIYGFHDSNGASKMTGVNLAAAYHIPIGDDYLGEYDLPEVFSFGISYTGFSQSFDKDKLNPETWNDPLLQDTSHFLSYLNIGTSFYYKGFHGAVSVLDIPLGNNQFVVNNIEPLPAWYYLGGGYRFLVAEGIALDPSFNLALNGQSERQIDLILKSKFYMGENALGVGVSYRMSSDRSGSQALSLSPQLQLELGRLRIGYSYKWGLSEIYKEVGAGHLFSLGFDFANPFDSPRY; from the coding sequence ATGAAAAAGATTTATTTCCATATATTATTCCTTTGTTTTCCATTATTAAGTATCAAAGCACAAGAGAGTTTGCCTTTTTATGAGCACTATATCTTGAGCGATGATTTCTTGATCAATCCCTCTTTTGCGGGGGCAAATCCTGAAATCATTAAAGTACGTGCTACGCACTATTCGCAATGGAGCGGAATGGATAATGTACCGTCTACCCAGACATTGAGTGCACATGCAGGTGTTTTTGATAGGTTATCTGCGGGGATTTATGGTTTTCACGACAGCAATGGGGCTAGTAAAATGACGGGCGTGAATCTTGCTGCGGCATATCATATTCCGATTGGAGATGACTATTTAGGCGAGTATGATTTGCCAGAAGTCTTCAGCTTTGGGATTTCTTATACGGGTTTTTCTCAAAGTTTTGATAAAGATAAATTAAACCCAGAAACTTGGAACGATCCACTTTTGCAAGATACCTCACATTTTCTAAGTTATTTAAATATCGGTACTTCGTTTTATTATAAAGGTTTTCATGGGGCGGTTTCTGTACTTGATATCCCTTTAGGTAATAATCAATTTGTGGTAAATAATATTGAACCACTTCCAGCTTGGTACTATTTAGGCGGGGGATATCGTTTTCTTGTGGCAGAGGGCATAGCTCTTGATCCTTCGTTTAATCTAGCCCTAAACGGTCAATCGGAAAGACAAATAGATTTAATATTAAAATCTAAATTCTACATGGGCGAAAATGCTTTGGGTGTAGGCGTGAGCTATCGCATGTCGAGTGATAGATCTGGCTCGCAAGCTTTGTCTTTATCGCCACAATTGCAACTGGAGCTTGGACGCCTGCGCATTGGCTACTCCTACAAATGGGGGCTTTCCGAAATTTACAAAGAAGTAGGAGCAGGGCACTTATTTAGCTTAGGATTTGATTTTGCTAATCCTTTTGATTCCCCGCGTTATTAG